From a region of the Mytilus galloprovincialis chromosome 3, xbMytGall1.hap1.1, whole genome shotgun sequence genome:
- the LOC143068371 gene encoding AP-4 complex subunit sigma-1-like, protein MIKFIFLFNKIGKPRIVRFYDNPLESQRITVQKEVSNFCLAHSKQEGILDYKDYTLVYRHYGNLVFAAGITEDENELAVLELLHNLVETLMKYLNKVSEADIILNMDKVHMILDEMIIEGYISETNQSRILAPLQLLDTVRK, encoded by the exons atgataaagttcattttcCTTTTCAACAAAATTGGAAAACCAAGAATTGTTAGATTTTATGACAATCCTCTAGAATCCCAAAGAATAACAGTTCAAAAAGAGGTTTCTAATTTTTGCTTAGCGCATTCAAAACAG GAAGGAATACTAGATTATAAAGATTACACTTTAGTATACCGTCACTATGGTAACTTGGTTTTTGCTGCAGGAATTACAGAAGATGAG AATGAACTGGCAGTCCTTGAATTACTACACAATTTGGTGGAAACATTGATGAAGTATTTAAATAAAGTG TCAGAAGCTGAT ATTATATTAAATATGGACAAAGTTCATATGATTCTAGATGAGATGATTATAGAAGGATACATTTCAGAAACTAATCAAAGTAGAATTCTAGCTCCTCTACAATTATTGGATACAGTTAGGAAATAA